One part of the Hyphomicrobiales bacterium genome encodes these proteins:
- a CDS encoding DNA polymerase III subunit beta — translation MKFSLDRTPFLRALARVHRVVERRNTIPILANVLLDAADGALRLKATDLDLEASESLPAMVSQAGATTVPAHMLYDIVRKLPDGAEVEVDMRGETTLLVQAGRARFELQALPKSDFPDLTAGQFTHVFQIASGDLRRLIERTQFAISTEETRYYLNGIFLHTMDVDGAMKLRAVATDGHRLAKTETQAPSGSEGMPGIIVPRKTVGELLKLLEGHDGEASVELSDTKIRVTIDAVVLTSKLIDGTFPDYARVIPQANDKALDVDRPAFSAAVDRVSTVASERGRAVKLAMGDGKLTLTVTNPDSGSATEELMVDYAGDPLEIGFNARYLMDIAGQLETDNARFMLADAGAPTLVQDADGSDTLYVLMPMRV, via the coding sequence ATGAAATTCTCACTTGATCGCACGCCTTTTCTACGCGCCTTGGCGCGCGTCCACCGGGTGGTGGAACGCCGCAACACGATCCCCATCCTTGCCAATGTTCTTCTTGATGCCGCCGACGGTGCGCTGCGCCTGAAAGCCACCGACCTCGATCTGGAGGCCTCGGAAAGCCTGCCGGCCATGGTGAGCCAGGCCGGTGCGACGACGGTTCCGGCGCACATGCTCTACGATATTGTGCGCAAACTGCCCGATGGAGCTGAAGTCGAAGTCGATATGCGCGGGGAAACCACGCTGTTGGTCCAGGCCGGGCGCGCGCGCTTTGAGCTTCAGGCGCTGCCGAAATCCGATTTTCCCGATCTCACCGCCGGTCAGTTCACCCATGTGTTCCAGATCGCCTCAGGTGATCTGCGCCGCCTGATTGAGCGCACGCAGTTTGCGATCTCCACCGAAGAAACTCGGTATTATCTCAATGGCATATTCCTCCACACGATGGATGTGGATGGCGCGATGAAGCTGCGCGCGGTAGCCACCGATGGTCACCGGTTGGCCAAGACCGAGACCCAGGCGCCATCGGGTTCTGAAGGCATGCCGGGCATCATCGTGCCGCGCAAAACGGTTGGCGAGCTGTTGAAGCTGCTGGAAGGTCATGATGGCGAAGCTTCGGTTGAGCTATCGGACACCAAAATTCGAGTGACGATCGATGCGGTCGTGCTGACCTCCAAGCTCATCGACGGGACCTTCCCTGATTATGCCCGTGTCATCCCGCAGGCCAATGACAAGGCGCTCGACGTCGATCGTCCGGCCTTTTCAGCGGCGGTGGATCGCGTCTCGACCGTGGCATCCGAACGTGGTCGCGCAGTCAAACTTGCCATGGGTGATGGCAAGCTGACCCTCACCGTGACCAACCCAGATTCCGGCTCGGCAACCGAAGAGCTGATGGTCGACTATGCCGGTGATCCTTTGGAGATCGGTTTCAACGCGCGATATCTGATGGATATTGCCGGCCAGCTTGAAACCGACAATGCCCGCTTCATGCTCGCCGATGCCGGGGCACCGACCTTGGTGCAGGACGCTGACGGCTCAGACACGCTTTACGTTCTGATGCCCATGCGGGTCTAA
- the recF gene encoding DNA replication/repair protein RecF — protein MAGPRLTRLSLTGFRNHAQTDLRFDGQLIAFAGPNGAGKTNILEAISLLSPGRGLRRATYSDMAGASGDGGFAVSAQITSMDHEPGDDPITIGTGLSGPLATSRDVRIDKVSVKSADALLEHVSLLWLTPAMDGLFLGGASDRRRFYDRMVMALHPTHGRTAKRFEQAMRARNKMFDEGVTDLVWFEGVEAQMAEAGATLQSTRLATLALLKTAIEDARDAVSAFPHALLDLAGFEGVTTEADYRALLAEGRARDRAAGRALQGPHRVDLLVRHGPKDVEAKLASTGEQKALLIGLILAQARLVSQETGRAAILLLDEIAAHLDERRRAALYDLCTDLGGQTFMTGTDRSLFDALPDGSNHFAVDEGKVEPTG, from the coding sequence ATTGCCGGGCCGCGCCTGACGCGGCTCTCGCTGACTGGCTTTCGCAATCACGCCCAGACCGATCTGCGTTTTGACGGCCAGTTGATCGCCTTCGCCGGACCCAATGGCGCCGGCAAAACCAACATTCTTGAAGCGATCAGCCTACTCTCACCAGGGCGGGGCCTTCGACGCGCGACCTACTCAGACATGGCCGGTGCGAGCGGCGATGGGGGCTTTGCGGTCTCCGCGCAGATTACGTCCATGGACCATGAGCCCGGCGACGATCCGATCACTATTGGAACTGGCCTTTCTGGTCCGTTGGCGACGAGCCGTGACGTGCGCATCGACAAGGTGTCGGTGAAATCGGCGGATGCGCTGTTGGAGCATGTGTCACTGCTCTGGCTGACACCCGCCATGGACGGGCTTTTTCTCGGTGGAGCGAGCGACCGGCGGCGGTTCTACGACCGGATGGTGATGGCGCTGCATCCAACCCATGGCCGCACGGCCAAGCGGTTCGAACAGGCGATGCGTGCGCGCAACAAGATGTTCGATGAGGGCGTCACTGATCTGGTCTGGTTTGAGGGCGTGGAAGCGCAGATGGCCGAAGCCGGTGCCACGCTTCAATCGACGCGGCTTGCAACCTTGGCGCTTCTGAAAACCGCGATTGAGGACGCTCGCGACGCGGTCTCAGCCTTTCCCCACGCTCTGTTGGACTTGGCCGGTTTTGAGGGCGTCACTACAGAGGCGGATTATCGCGCCCTGCTCGCAGAAGGGCGCGCGCGCGACCGCGCCGCCGGACGCGCGCTCCAAGGCCCACACCGGGTGGATCTTCTGGTGCGCCATGGCCCAAAGGATGTGGAGGCCAAACTCGCTTCCACCGGCGAGCAGAAGGCGCTGCTGATCGGGCTGATCCTGGCCCAGGCGCGGCTGGTGAGTCAGGAAACAGGGCGGGCCGCCATTTTGCTCCTTGATGAGATTGCAGCGCATCTCGACGAGCGCCGACGGGCCGCCCTCTACGATCTCTGCACGGACCTTGGCGGGCAGACCTTTATGACGGGCACCGACCGCTCCCTGTTCGATGCTTTACCGGACGGTTCGAACCATTTTGCCGTTGACGAGGGCAAGGTCGAGCCGACAGGGTAG
- a CDS encoding LysE family translocator, with protein MTLTALALFAGIYLAAVASPGPAVLALTARVLARGKQGIAGFIAGCAIGDLIWFMLAAAGLAVIAQTMHEVFLVIKYAGVAYLLYLAYKLWTAPADPSAKAPKLTADTNMSMLFAGLALTLSNPKTMVFFLAILPTVVDLATLNTLGFVEIGLVIAVCLPAVMMVYALVFDRARGALLGRFGMARINKACAVGLAGAAGLVATR; from the coding sequence ATGACTTTGACCGCACTAGCTCTGTTCGCTGGTATCTATCTGGCGGCCGTGGCCTCGCCTGGCCCGGCTGTTCTGGCGCTGACCGCTCGTGTTTTGGCACGCGGCAAACAAGGCATTGCCGGTTTCATCGCCGGATGCGCCATCGGCGATCTCATTTGGTTTATGCTTGCCGCTGCCGGCCTCGCTGTCATCGCGCAAACGATGCATGAGGTGTTTCTGGTCATCAAATATGCCGGCGTCGCCTACCTGCTCTACCTTGCCTACAAACTATGGACCGCTCCTGCCGATCCCAGCGCCAAGGCGCCGAAATTGACCGCAGACACCAATATGTCGATGCTCTTTGCCGGGCTGGCACTGACGCTCTCAAACCCAAAGACCATGGTGTTCTTCCTCGCTATCCTGCCGACGGTGGTGGATCTGGCAACGCTGAACACCCTAGGCTTTGTGGAGATCGGCCTCGTCATTGCCGTCTGCCTGCCGGCGGTGATGATGGTCTATGCGCTGGTGTTTGATCGCGCACGTGGCGCGCTGCTCGGGCGTTTTGGTATGGCGCGGATCAACAAGGCTTGCGCGGTTGGCCTTGCAGGTGCTGCCGGTCTGGTTGCCACGCGATGA
- a CDS encoding GFA family protein, with product MSQLLKGRCLCGSVTYTVTGAPEKASACHCSQCRRQSGHIWASAQVDDAAIAIAGDTLVWYRSSDTAKRGFCSACGSYLFWILDGAGKTSFSLGSLDQPTRLSLEKHIFVADKGDYYAITDDLPQKD from the coding sequence ATGAGCCAACTCTTGAAGGGCCGGTGTCTCTGCGGATCGGTGACCTACACAGTCACAGGAGCGCCTGAAAAAGCCTCGGCCTGCCATTGCAGCCAATGCCGTCGCCAGTCCGGCCATATCTGGGCTTCAGCGCAAGTCGACGATGCCGCCATCGCCATCGCCGGCGATACGCTTGTCTGGTACCGTTCGTCTGACACAGCAAAGCGCGGCTTTTGCTCCGCTTGTGGCTCCTACCTTTTTTGGATCCTCGACGGCGCAGGCAAAACGTCGTTTTCGCTTGGTTCGCTCGACCAGCCGACCAGATTGTCGCTGGAGAAACATATCTTTGTCGCAGACAAGGGCGATTACTACGCCATCACCGATGATCTACCGCAGAAGGACTGA